The following are encoded in a window of Campylobacter sp. MIT 12-8780 genomic DNA:
- a CDS encoding endonuclease III domain-containing protein, with protein MNGAGIFDFLIHLNLDYEGFDWLENRGLSDFELLISVILTQNTNWNNVLKALNNLKNAQISSIKQIAELENEELARLIKPSGFYNTKAKRLKNLCEKLINEYESLENFKTKASREWLLNIKGLGFESVDSVLNYLCKQEFLVVDSYTKRLALALGFEFESYEELREFFQSGVESEQAKLCKALKKDYELYELYQIFHALIIAFGKAYFKGAKLSLEGEKLLAQLRA; from the coding sequence ATGAATGGGGCTGGGATTTTTGACTTTTTGATACATTTGAATTTAGATTATGAGGGCTTTGATTGGCTTGAAAATAGGGGCTTGAGTGATTTTGAGCTTCTTATTTCTGTGATTTTGACGCAAAATACAAATTGGAATAATGTCTTAAAAGCCTTAAACAACCTTAAAAACGCTCAAATTTCAAGTATAAAACAAATCGCAGAGCTTGAAAATGAAGAACTTGCAAGACTTATTAAGCCAAGTGGATTTTACAATACCAAGGCAAAACGTTTAAAAAATCTATGTGAAAAACTCATCAATGAGTATGAAAGCTTAGAAAATTTCAAAACAAAAGCCAGTAGAGAGTGGCTTTTAAATATCAAAGGGCTTGGCTTTGAAAGTGTTGATAGCGTGCTTAATTATCTTTGCAAGCAAGAATTTCTTGTCGTTGATAGCTATACTAAACGTTTAGCCCTAGCTCTAGGTTTTGAGTTTGAAAGCTATGAGGAGCTAAGGGAGTTTTTTCAAAGTGGGGTAGAAAGCGAGCAAGCAAAGCTTTGCAAGGCTTTGAAAAAAGACTATGAGCTGTATGAACTCTATCAAATTTTTCACGCTTTAATCATAGCCTTTGGTAAGGCTTATTTTAAAGGGGCAAAATTAAGCCTTGAAGGTGAAAAACTTTTAGCACAATTAAGGGCTTAA
- a CDS encoding HAD family hydrolase produces MQKTILFDLDGTLIDSTSAILHGFHKSFEYFKYDFHDDEAIKNMIGLPLDEIFKNLGIKVEDTQKYIQVYKNAYKEVYLEQTTLLEKAKEALELAFSFADLAVVTTKSSVFSQILLKHLGVGHFFKVIVGRDDVIKPKPDAEPILKALNLLCKEKTNAFMLGDTHLDIQAAKNAQIGCIALSCGYESKESLLAQKVMVKENAYEAVKYLEKL; encoded by the coding sequence ATGCAAAAGACGATTTTATTTGACTTAGATGGCACTTTAATTGACTCTACTTCGGCTATTTTACACGGCTTTCATAAAAGCTTTGAGTATTTTAAGTATGATTTTCATGATGATGAAGCTATCAAAAATATGATAGGCTTGCCTTTAGATGAGATATTTAAAAATTTAGGTATTAAGGTTGAGGATACTCAAAAATACATTCAAGTATATAAAAATGCTTACAAAGAAGTCTATCTTGAACAAACCACACTTTTAGAAAAAGCAAAAGAAGCTCTTGAGCTTGCTTTTTCATTTGCTGATTTAGCAGTAGTTACGACAAAAAGTTCTGTATTTAGTCAAATTTTACTTAAGCATTTAGGCGTGGGGCATTTTTTTAAAGTCATTGTAGGAAGAGATGATGTTATCAAGCCAAAACCAGACGCAGAGCCTATACTTAAGGCTTTAAACTTACTTTGCAAAGAAAAAACAAATGCTTTTATGCTCGGTGATACTCATCTTGACATACAAGCAGCTAAAAACGCTCAAATTGGGTGTATTGCTTTAAGCTGTGGCTATGAAAGCAAAGAAAGTTTGCTTGCCCAAAAGGTTATGGTTAAAGAAAATGCTTATGAAGCGGTGAAATATCTTGAAAAATTATGA
- a CDS encoding FtsW/RodA/SpoVE family cell cycle protein, whose amino-acid sequence MKLFDRRILTHFDFVQPALILPIIAISFILVAEVSSFLAEKQLIYTLVGFLCFSFFFILPIRKLAWLIPLLYWINIFLLLSVDIFGVEKLGAKRWLEVPFTHFTIQPSELLKPSFILMLAYLIYRDPPPKNGYKLKSFLKLSFYILLPFFLIAAEPDLGTATVLLIVGFGTLFIIGVNYKIWLSIFLVIAVSSPIIYTHFLKPYQKQRIHDFLAEKPSYQVQQSIIAIGNGGLKGKNSDEATQTHFKFLPISTSDFIFAYAVERFGFIGGAFLLLLYMLLIFHLLSLNAKFKDDYFTRVALNCVALFIFIYTAVNVSMTIGFAPVVGIPLPFFSHGGSSFTTFMVFFGILQHLITFRYFALDTKIGLKGA is encoded by the coding sequence ATTAAATTATTTGATAGAAGAATTCTCACTCACTTTGATTTTGTCCAACCTGCTTTGATCTTGCCAATCATCGCCATTTCTTTTATTTTGGTGGCTGAAGTCAGCTCTTTTTTGGCTGAAAAACAGCTCATTTACACTTTAGTAGGCTTTTTGTGCTTTTCGTTTTTTTTCATACTTCCTATTAGAAAGCTTGCATGGCTTATACCTTTGCTGTATTGGATCAATATCTTTTTGCTTTTAAGTGTCGATATTTTTGGCGTTGAAAAACTTGGAGCAAAAAGATGGCTTGAGGTACCATTTACACACTTTACCATACAGCCTTCAGAGCTTCTTAAGCCTTCTTTTATCTTAATGCTTGCTTATCTTATCTACCGCGATCCTCCGCCTAAAAATGGCTATAAGCTCAAAAGCTTTTTAAAGCTTAGCTTTTATATACTTTTGCCTTTTTTTCTCATCGCTGCAGAACCTGACCTTGGCACAGCGACGGTTTTACTTATCGTTGGTTTTGGCACGCTTTTTATCATAGGAGTGAATTATAAAATTTGGTTGAGTATTTTTTTAGTCATCGCCGTATCTTCGCCTATCATTTACACGCATTTTTTAAAGCCATATCAAAAGCAAAGAATTCATGATTTTTTAGCCGAAAAGCCAAGCTATCAAGTCCAGCAATCCATAATCGCTATTGGAAACGGCGGACTTAAGGGCAAAAATAGCGATGAAGCAACCCAAACGCATTTTAAATTCTTGCCTATCTCAACAAGCGATTTTATTTTTGCGTATGCTGTGGAGCGTTTTGGATTTATAGGAGGGGCATTTTTACTTTTACTTTATATGCTCTTAATCTTTCATTTGCTTAGCTTAAATGCTAAATTTAAAGATGATTATTTTACGCGCGTAGCATTAAACTGCGTTGCCTTGTTTATCTTTATCTATACGGCTGTAAATGTTTCTATGACTATAGGTTTTGCCCCTGTTGTTGGCATACCACTGCCCTTTTTCAGTCATGGAGGAAGCTCTTTTACAACCTTTATGGTGTTTTTTGGAATTTTACAGCACCTTATCACTTTTAGGTATTTTGCTTTAGATACTAAAATCGGACTTAAGGGTGCTTGA
- a CDS encoding RluA family pseudouridine synthase: MQKILVSEISRLDIFLSKNLQQSRHQIAALIKNGGVKVNDRLELKPSFKLKINDEISIQKLETSPKQSKFDFDFDINVLYEDEDLLVLNKPPKLVVHAALSVKEATLVDYLLAKNYTLSTLGGELRAGLVHRLDKDTSGAILIAKNNATHKALSEQLLDKSMGRLYLALSDLPLKENYMLVEKALARNPHNRLKKIALDPQKANLNGAKSAKSAFINLLTKEDKTSPALIAAKLFSGRTHQIRAHLESLNRHILGDELYGFKGAKYERVMLHAYFLYFIHPKSQKKLCIKAPIYDDFYTILQTHFTQGELDEKTSFESIYSAFNAHI; the protein is encoded by the coding sequence ATGCAAAAAATTTTAGTCAGTGAAATTTCAAGACTTGATATTTTTTTGAGTAAAAATTTACAGCAAAGTCGCCATCAAATCGCTGCTTTAATCAAAAATGGTGGCGTAAAAGTCAATGATCGTCTTGAGCTTAAGCCTTCTTTTAAGCTTAAAATAAATGATGAAATCAGCATTCAAAAGCTTGAAACTTCACCAAAACAAAGCAAATTTGACTTTGATTTTGATATAAATGTTTTATATGAAGATGAGGATTTACTCGTCTTAAATAAGCCACCAAAGCTTGTCGTGCATGCAGCTTTAAGCGTAAAAGAAGCAACTTTAGTTGATTATCTTTTGGCTAAAAATTACACGCTTTCAACTCTAGGCGGCGAGCTTCGAGCAGGCTTAGTACATAGGCTTGATAAAGATACGAGCGGAGCTATACTTATTGCTAAAAATAACGCTACGCACAAGGCTTTAAGCGAACAACTTCTGGATAAAAGTATGGGGCGTTTGTATTTAGCGTTGAGTGATCTGCCTTTAAAAGAAAATTATATGCTTGTAGAAAAAGCATTGGCAAGAAATCCGCACAACCGCCTTAAAAAAATAGCCCTTGATCCACAAAAAGCGAATTTAAACGGAGCAAAAAGTGCAAAATCAGCTTTTATCAATTTGCTTACCAAAGAAGATAAAACAAGCCCAGCTCTTATAGCAGCAAAGCTTTTTAGCGGACGCACGCACCAAATAAGAGCTCATTTAGAAAGCTTAAATCGTCATATTTTAGGCGATGAGCTTTACGGCTTTAAGGGAGCAAAGTATGAAAGAGTGATGCTTCATGCGTATTTTTTGTATTTTATACACCCAAAAAGTCAAAAAAAACTTTGTATTAAAGCGCCAATTTATGATGATTTTTATACAATTTTACAAACACATTTTACACAAGGAGAACTTGATGAAAAAACTTCATTTGAGTCTATTTACTCTGCTTTTAACGCTCATATTTAA
- a CDS encoding fibronectin type III domain-containing protein, translating to MKKLHLSLFTLLLTLIFNACGLTMQNQQMSVNEDLPSVQTLKHISDMSSVAFEWNSFYNENIQGFLLYKSTPNEPEMKLVATIKNKFQTHYVDTSLEPDTTYLYTMRTFNEFKQISSEGVLIEVKTSPRLQPLPFVQAINGLPNKIKLIWRPHPDLRVQAYEIQRAEQDGNFKTIKELKNRLEAEYIDDDLKPNQNFQYRIFAKTFDGVYSESSQILNSTTKALPPQITHLSATTDLAGRILLAWDSPNFEDFAYYKIYAKNSSLLPFSELARTQSNNYEDRVNEVGKKKEYKITIVDKDGLESTMPEHSVEGKTLDAPLAPSITLTAIVADGIDLGWTPNDDRAVSYTLKRYGGGDVIFKEISETTFKDTTAVQGQSYTYEVISVDSNGIESKPSARVRVGG from the coding sequence ATGAAAAAACTTCATTTGAGTCTATTTACTCTGCTTTTAACGCTCATATTTAATGCGTGCGGTTTAACTATGCAAAACCAGCAAATGAGCGTAAATGAGGATTTGCCAAGCGTGCAAACACTCAAGCATATCAGCGATATGAGTAGCGTTGCTTTTGAGTGGAATTCTTTTTATAATGAAAATATACAAGGATTTTTGCTCTATAAAAGCACGCCAAATGAACCTGAAATGAAGCTTGTTGCAACGATTAAGAACAAATTTCAAACCCATTATGTTGATACCTCGCTTGAGCCTGATACGACTTATCTTTATACGATGAGAACCTTTAATGAGTTTAAGCAAATTTCAAGCGAAGGTGTTTTAATCGAAGTAAAAACAAGCCCAAGACTTCAGCCTTTGCCTTTTGTGCAAGCTATTAATGGCTTACCAAACAAAATCAAGCTCATTTGGCGTCCCCACCCTGATCTTAGAGTGCAAGCTTATGAGATACAAAGGGCAGAGCAAGATGGAAATTTTAAAACTATAAAGGAACTTAAAAATCGTTTGGAAGCTGAATATATTGATGATGATTTAAAACCTAATCAAAATTTTCAATACCGCATTTTTGCTAAAACCTTTGATGGCGTGTATTCAGAATCAAGTCAAATTCTAAACTCTACCACCAAAGCTTTACCACCGCAAATCACGCATTTATCAGCTACAACTGATCTTGCAGGACGCATACTTTTAGCTTGGGATAGTCCAAACTTTGAGGACTTTGCGTATTATAAAATTTATGCAAAAAATTCAAGCTTACTCCCTTTTTCAGAGCTTGCACGAACACAAAGTAATAACTATGAAGATAGGGTAAATGAAGTAGGCAAGAAAAAAGAATACAAAATCACTATCGTTGATAAAGACGGGCTTGAAAGCACAATGCCAGAGCATTCAGTAGAAGGTAAAACCCTTGATGCTCCGCTTGCTCCAAGTATCACTTTAACAGCTATTGTGGCTGATGGTATTGATCTTGGTTGGACGCCAAATGATGATAGAGCGGTAAGCTATACACTTAAACGATATGGCGGAGGCGATGTGATCTTTAAAGAGATTAGCGAAACAACTTTTAAAGATACTACAGCCGTGCAAGGACAAAGCTATACTTATGAAGTCATTAGCGTAGATAGCAATGGCATTGAATCTAAACCTTCAGCTAGAGTAAGGGTAGGCGGTTAA